One part of the Halopenitus persicus genome encodes these proteins:
- a CDS encoding helix-turn-helix domain-containing protein yields MRELVFALEYEPGCNAVADALAEHPDARVRSLSLHATAERLWRVDHATGTPDALDAIADAFRDGDYYADCLATDDCGATQTTRVLDRTDDTLVLYSDWERTPACASVPHIARDHLGDGVLFETRHEGRHYTWRLIHSGDGDVPAFFDALETAVGECARTEMLRSTDTTAAAGGSEGDRNGLSPEQEAALQAAVEHGYYESPRGIDVGELAAHLGVPRSTLTYRLRRAEEHLAKRYVADARVTADRPAPR; encoded by the coding sequence ATGCGGGAACTCGTCTTCGCCCTCGAATACGAGCCGGGGTGCAACGCAGTGGCGGACGCCCTCGCCGAGCATCCCGATGCTCGCGTTCGCTCGCTCTCGCTGCACGCCACGGCCGAGCGTCTCTGGCGGGTCGATCACGCCACCGGAACCCCCGACGCGCTCGACGCCATTGCGGACGCCTTCCGCGACGGCGACTACTACGCCGACTGTCTGGCGACCGACGACTGCGGGGCCACACAGACCACCCGGGTCCTCGACCGGACGGACGACACGCTCGTGCTCTACTCCGACTGGGAACGCACCCCCGCCTGCGCGTCCGTCCCTCACATCGCTCGCGACCACCTCGGCGACGGCGTGCTGTTCGAGACGCGTCACGAGGGGCGCCACTACACCTGGCGTCTCATCCACTCCGGCGATGGCGACGTGCCGGCGTTCTTCGACGCCCTCGAGACGGCCGTCGGGGAGTGTGCCCGGACGGAGATGCTCCGAAGCACGGACACGACGGCAGCCGCAGGGGGAAGCGAGGGTGACCGGAACGGGCTGTCGCCGGAACAGGAGGCCGCGCTGCAGGCCGCCGTCGAGCACGGATACTACGAGTCGCCGCGGGGAATCGACGTCGGCGAGCTGGCCGCGCATCTGGGCGTACCGCGGTCGACGCTCACCTACCGACTCCGGCGAGCGGAGGAGCACCTGGCGAAGCGGTACGTCGCCGACGCGCGGGTCACGGCGGACCGCCCGGCACCGCGTTGA